From Magnetospirillum sp. 15-1, one genomic window encodes:
- a CDS encoding dihydroorotase, producing MAQTFDLILRNGTAVTPNGTLRTNIAVSDGRIRAIGDLLGASAAEEVDVRGLTVLPGVIDTQVHFREPGLEHKEDLESGTRAAAQGGVVAIFEMPNTKPSTTTADAIRDKLARARGRAWVDHAFFIGAASDNIPHLAEWERIPGCAGIKVFMGSSTGNLLVADDETLGRVLAEGFRRIAVHCEDEGRLIERKHVAEEGAHPRVHHQWRDVETALMASTRLINLAEKAGRRVHVLHVTTAEEMEFLAGHKDIATVETTPQHLTLAAPECYERLGTYAQMNPPIRGARHRDALWKAIADGTVDVLGSDHAPHTREEKDKPYPASPSGMTGVQTLVPLMLDHVKQGRLSLERLVDLTSAGPARIYNITGKGRIAVGYDADFTIVDMKAERIITNDWIESRCGWTPFDGQKVTGWPVATIVRGQTVMRDGQLLGSASGEPVRFQESR from the coding sequence ATGGCCCAGACCTTCGACCTGATCCTGCGCAATGGTACCGCCGTGACGCCCAACGGCACGCTGCGCACCAATATCGCGGTAAGCGACGGCCGCATCCGGGCCATCGGCGACCTGCTGGGCGCCTCGGCGGCCGAGGAGGTGGATGTGCGCGGCCTGACCGTGCTGCCCGGCGTGATCGACACCCAGGTGCATTTCCGCGAGCCGGGCCTGGAGCACAAGGAAGACCTGGAGAGCGGCACCCGCGCCGCCGCCCAGGGCGGTGTGGTCGCCATCTTCGAGATGCCCAACACCAAGCCGTCCACCACCACCGCCGACGCCATCCGCGACAAGCTGGCGCGCGCCAGGGGCCGCGCCTGGGTGGACCACGCCTTCTTCATCGGCGCCGCCTCGGACAACATCCCCCATCTGGCCGAGTGGGAGCGTATCCCCGGCTGCGCCGGCATCAAGGTGTTCATGGGGTCTTCCACCGGCAACCTGCTGGTGGCCGACGACGAGACTCTGGGCCGGGTCCTGGCCGAGGGATTCCGCCGCATCGCCGTCCATTGCGAGGATGAGGGAAGGCTGATCGAGCGCAAGCATGTGGCCGAGGAAGGAGCGCATCCCCGCGTCCACCACCAGTGGCGCGACGTGGAGACCGCCCTGATGGCCAGCACGCGGCTGATCAATCTGGCCGAGAAGGCCGGGCGGCGCGTCCACGTGCTGCACGTCACCACCGCCGAGGAAATGGAGTTCCTGGCCGGGCACAAGGATATCGCCACGGTGGAGACCACGCCCCAGCACCTGACCCTGGCGGCGCCCGAATGCTACGAGCGCCTGGGCACCTATGCCCAGATGAACCCGCCCATCCGCGGCGCACGCCACCGCGACGCCCTGTGGAAGGCCATCGCCGATGGGACCGTCGACGTGCTGGGCTCGGACCACGCGCCCCACACCCGCGAGGAGAAGGACAAGCCCTATCCCGCCAGCCCGTCGGGCATGACCGGGGTACAGACCCTGGTGCCCCTGATGCTCGACCACGTCAAGCAGGGCCGCCTCAGCCTGGAGCGTCTGGTGGACCTGACCAGCGCCGGCCCGGCCCGGATTTATAACATTACCGGCAAGGGCCGCATCGCGGTGGGTTACGACGCCGACTTCACAATCGTGGACATGAAGGCCGAGCGCATCATCACCAACGATTGGATCGAAAGCCGCTGCGGCTGGACGCCGTTCGACGGGCAGAAGGTCACCGGCTGGCCGGTCGCCACCATCGTGCGCGGCCAGACGGTCATGCGCGACGGCCAGTTGCTGGGCTCGGCCTCGGGCGAGCCGGTGCGCTTCCAGGAAAGCCGCTAG